The genomic stretch AAGGGTAACAGAGATATCAAGAACAAACCTGAATAAGTTGTTGTGTGTTGTAATAATTTGTTTTCTCCTTGAGCTCATCaatttttgcttgcctctcagcaCGTAGCCTTTCGAGGGTTTTCTGGTCCTTATCATCAACTGTAGAAAAGAAAGTATAATGTCCTGATGCACAAATATCTAAAAACAGAAATCTACTACATATTTGCACTCAGTTCAACAAACAGCAATGTGTAATAACAGGCATCCACAAGCATGGACAGAGCAAATTGAGATTGGGCATGACGGTGCCACAACTGCAACATGAATTATATTATACCTTTTTAGGTAGGAGTGGAGTAACTATCCTGCAAATTTGttaaagaaaaggaagataatGAAAATTGAAGAGAAGAAAACCAGAGCAATGAGCCAAACTTGTGGTGCTAAACTAATCTAGCAACCACCGTTACAAACAGAAACTAAAAAAATGTTAATGAAGCACCCAAACTCTGCTTCCTTCCAAATGTAATGACAGACCACACAATAAAAAGCAGAACTCCCCTTACGTACAAACTAAGGAGGTCATATAAAAGAAATTCACATGAACTTTGCAGCACATCAACTAATTCAGATGAAAATTCCGAAAATCAATGCCATACATCTCATTTTAATATGCgaatagaaaatatttttaatttacttgACCTGACCAATTACATCATAAAACAATCACAAGGCTTCAAACATTTAGAAGCTACAATCACTGTTACATATTGCTTTTTTTGCCAAGGAAATCTATTCTTATGATGACATTCAAACTCTATTACAATGACCTAGAAAATAATAGTTATCTATCCCTTAATATCCAACTTACTCTCAGAGTACAAAATTTGTGCATCATCTCTTCTGTTCATGGTCTAAATGGCTAACCATATGTAGACTATTTTAACCAGTCTTATGAAAAATAGAATTTCAGGATGGACATGTGGGGCCCATTCTGAATGAGATTATTAAGCAACAAAGCTATTCAAAATAAACAAGACACTGTGAATGAAACATAATTGGTAAAAACCATACCGTATGATATCATTTAGAATAGATTAAATTGCTTTTTTCCATGGGGAACCGAGTGATGCTTATAGCTACCACTTTTGGCTTCAATCAATTGTACAACAGAAATTACTACAATAGCCATAGTGTCCCAACAACTACTACAACACCCATAATGTCTCAACAGCTTGGGGCTGACTGCGTGGATATCTTTTTGGCCAATGAGCTTTAATCGATTGTCTCATATGGAAATATATTCTACTCATAAAAGATAGTCTCCTTGTGCAAGTAGTTCACTCAAACTATTTGCAATATCTGTATACTAAGATAATTGAAAGGGAAACGAGATCAATTACCCACAATTTTAGAAAGCATAAACCAAGATACTTTTACAGAATGGACTAACTAACACATATGTAAACCATAAAGATGGAGAAATGAAATATTATACTATAAGATTATCTAATATCGGGCGACTCATACAAAAGTATGGAGCAAATGGAATAAACTATTAAATTAATAATAGCTGGTGAAGAGTTTGATATTTACGCATTCTTGTGAAGCTTACAAGTGCGGAGTAGATAATAGTTGACAAGCCAGGTAATACAAACATGGGCAATACACGAATAGCCCTCATCTTCCAATCCAAGTCCACTGATCTTGTAGTGACTATAGCACAAGTCACGGCTACCACCTGGTAAGAAGTAGCTGCTTTCAGAAACCAAGATCagacttgaattttttttcttaagtcaGTAGCCAAGTAATTCGTtaagtcaaaaagaaaaatacatgccaAGAGTTACCAATGTTGACAGGAATTCCCTGCGCCAAACTAAATCAACAAATAAATCCAATATGTATCATCAACAAATTCCAACGTATATATAACCCAATGCAACAGCAAGTCAAACATGAAAATTCTCAGACTATGAGAGTTGACTTTGTATTATTCCACAAGACAACATGTGATAAGTTTGTAAAGCAGTCTACTGCCTAAGAAATAGTTGCTGGTTTACAGGAGCAGATTGTGTTGTCACTCCAGACAGGAATATCCTAAGGTGAAAGATCAAGATAGAAAACTGTGGTAATCTTCTATATGATGTTGAGCGAAAATATGAAAAAGAAAGTAATTTTAGGTTGAAAAATATAAGAGAAAGGAACTTTTGAATTGCATCAAGAATGAATGCCATAGCATAGCAGGCAGATACCGCAGAAAATTGTCCACAAAGTTGACACAGGCAATTAACAAGGCTGGAAACTTTGGAAATATATTGATGAGACCAGCTAGTCAGCAACCAAAGATGGCTATatattaatcatgaaaattgGAGGGGAAAGTGACCTAAGTAGGGAAACATCATAGTCAGGAAACCAACAACCACAACAAACCGAATTAAGACCGAGtataagaaaattggagttgaTGGTTATACTAAGAAGTTCAACAATGTATAAGATTACCCTCCAATTGGAACTAAATCTTccatattattatgattttttttgggttttgttTTCTAATTTATTTCACTTAATAATTAATAACTAGGCTACTTGTGCACGTTGCAAAGTTAATCAATGCATCTCTtctaaacttattctccaattcGTCAGAGAATAGAACTTTCTTCCTTGTTTTAAACATAACCTCCAGGACTTTTTttgcgcccccccccccccccaaatttatCAAAGCCACTAGACAATGAACAATGAAACAGAGAGGAAAAATCTGATTTTAAACACATCAATCCATTCCAATTGAAGGAGTTGACAAGAAAAAAGAGCAATATTTCACCTCGAGAATCACGGAGGATACTATGATATTCCTGGTCATCTTCCGCGACGACTTAGCCCTTCTCTTCAACCTCGCATGGACCGATGCCTCCTCCTTGGAGAGGTGCTCCAACTTCTTCTGGAAGTCATCGTCGGCCCCAAAAATCCCTCTCCACAGACGGGAGACAACCCCCCTGCGTGGCTGCTTTCCTCCCTTGGACGAGTTTGCGGGATCGACCACGGCGGCCGTAGCAGCTTCTTCCACCACCATTTCTAGAAGAGAAGGGGACCgggggggagggggagaggaggagaagaggggatCCGATGGAATTGAACGGAAAGGGAGACGAAAAATTATATATCGAGTTGAAGGatccaagaggaagaggagaagaggcaaTCGCGATCGCGATCGCGATCAGATCGAAGGACTCACCGATGATTCTTCTCTGATTGGATTGGAAAAAGGAGAACTTTTCTTGTTCGTTTCTTTCGATGGGGTTCCGATAAGAAGTATCGCCACCGTCCGGATGGAGAGACGAAAGCGAACCGTGTTCCTAGTGGCCAAGGAAAGGAGACGGACCACGCGTAAGAGGAGCGCAGTTAGCCGAGGGTGGTCGTGGCAGTTGAGAAGCTGGTCAAAATTAATTGAATGGTTGACCTCGAAATCGGGCAGATAACAATAACGATCACAACaacaacattattattattattattattattattattattattattattattattattattattaggtgaattttttttaaaaaattatttcatttttaaCTTTCTCCATTACTATCCCACTTTCTTTGTATCGCAAAATGTGATTAACTAAACAAGTCAAACAaaactaattaaaatattaaaatattactttatgtcaattataatattttttaaatataactaTAATTTTTTTGGTATGTTATAAATGATCGTTATGTTATTTTGAAATCGATAAAGGAGCGACATCttttatgaaaatttttaaaacGGAAGGTTTTTCTCGTAAATTCATTGTAGATTGTTAGTTGTGATCTTTttacaatttataatcatatttttttaaatcatttttaatatatagtttttaaatttttttaaaattaaaaatataaatatatttttcttccttcttccgtTTTCTCTCGATTCTTCTTCCCTCATCTTGACGAGCATCGAGGGGTTGTAGCACGAGCTTAGATGACATTAGTATAAAGGCATTGGAGAGTGTAACGAGTAACATCGCAACAACGAGAATAAAATAAGAGGATGTgaagatgaaaaaaataaaagataaaatcggTAATACTGAAATTgtgaataataataacaataataataaaagatttctttttccaAAAATGGTCAATAATAAAAAGAGGACGGTAAATAGGAAGCTTCAAAATCGAGGATTTGTGGTTGTTTCATTGTCACCGAAAGATGGAGACGTCGGAGTTACCCACTTGAGGTCGCCACGAGCCGCTGGGGCCTCCTTGGGTTAATTAACCAAGTGTGTGAGAGAGACCGCCGGGTTTGTGTGGACTTTGGGTAGCTGCGCAGATTCAGGAGGGGTGTCCTGGTTTGATCGTTACCTAATCGCCGTGGCTCTTTTCTTACGGCTTGAGGTTAGATTTTGTGCTGGTGAGATGGCGGAATACATTAAGAACCAGCGCTTAATTTTCCCGCCACTTTTTCGCACTCCAAAGGAGCCCAGTAGAAAAGGAGACCTTCGAAGAGTTGGagcggaggagagagagagagagagagagagagagagagacggatgGAGAGGAACCGGAAGGGAGGCACGGCGCCGACCGGGTGCTTCAAGTGCGGGAGGCCGGGGCACTGGTCTCGCGACTGCCCTTCCTCCTCGGggaaccctaaccctagctcTGGCCTCAACAAGGCTACTGCCTTCTCCTCCAGATCCTCTCAGCAGCCGCCTCCCCAGAAGCCCTCTGCCGCTGCAGCGACCAGCGCCAAGAAGGCCCCGAGGACGAGGCCCAAGCTAACTCCGGATCTCTTGCTCTCGGACGATGGCCTCGGCTACGTCCTCCGCCATTTCCCTCGTGCCTTCAAGTACCATGGGCGCGGCCATGAGGTAATCCTCTTCTTGTCTTGGTACAGATCAACACGTATTCTCTAGGTGCTTTTTCAGATCGATTGTGCCTGCAAGCCCCTTTCTACTCGATTTTCCATCCCAATTAGTAGCATTTGCTGTTGGTTTCGAGTTTCTCTATCATATCCGATCTCGTTAGTGTATCCTAACCGTTCAATGCTGAATAATGCATCTTTTCCTTCACTTTTGGAGAGTTCCCATGGCAACCATTAATCTTTCTATATATTGATCATTTGACCCTGTCGTAATTTCTAGGGTTTTTTATCCGCTTACTTATCCTCCTTATGCAGCTGTTGGTAATCGGAATTATAAGGTTGCTTTGTCGCAAATATTTGATTCCGGTCGATGATTGAAAATTGTTTGGAGCTTTTTCCCTAAAGAAGAGTTCAGAAGTGCTGTTGTTGGCTTTTGATCAGATTCCTCAGTTAGTATTGGTGTTTTGCTTCCAGGTGGCTGATCTTGGTAACTTGATTGGTCTGTATGCACAATGGCACTCGCATTTGATCCCTTACTACTCCTTTGATCAGTTTGTACACAAGGTCGAGCAAGTTGGTGCCAGCAAGCGAGTCAGGGTAAGCTGATTTTCCCAAATCCaaagtttttaataaaaaaatgaataatcTCTGTAGATTGTTTGTCTGATTTATCTATGAGTAAACTGTCACTGATGTTTCTcttacctttgttgttggaagctACATACAGGTACATGGCGTCTGAATTGTATAGTTAAGAGAAACACAGGATGCTTTAGTTTTGCATCATGTACTTATTCCAGAATATGAGAATACAGTAAAAAAGAGGGATCTAACTTCTAACTTTTCATACACATGGTTGTAACCTTCTGTAATGATAGAAGTTGACACTAGATCTTAATTACCTCTTTCTATGTTGATCTTGGTTCCCATTTTGTTTCGAATATGAGGACTTCCAACTGTTACCTTAGGTTGAtatttcatttcatgtttaaacTCTGCACCACGGCCATTAtgcattttcttttcatttacaAAGGGTGCATACCTTGTCATTGATTATGCAGGGATAGTCCAAGGGACCAGGTTTTCATTTAAATAGCATATTAAGTATTAACTAAGTTTAACTTCATATGATCTTATTTGAGTCACTCTGGAGCTGTTGTTAGCATGGAAAAATTATTTGTCAACCAAGCACATTTTGTACCTTTGAACAAGCTCAAGTTGATGCATTACTAGCGATGAGGATGTTACCTGGAGTAAATATGCTGTAATCTGTTTCTTATGTTGTGGTTGGATGTCCTGTTCACAATGATTCTGGAGTCTAGGGCTAAAGATGTTGAAATTGGTGACTTTTTTTTGAAGTATTTTAAGAGGAATGATCTTTTGGTGCACTTGAAACTTCTGTTCTTGCTTTGTGCTCATGTTATGAAACTCCTATCAAAACATTATAGCTTTATCCTTTCAGTTGCTTAATTTGATTGGTTTTCAATATATGCCCATCTATGTTGTGCTAGATGCATCAGCAAATCTCACACATAACTTCTATTTTTAAGTTCAGAGATGTCTCACATGATGATGTTAAAATGTTC from Musa acuminata AAA Group cultivar baxijiao chromosome BXJ1-3, Cavendish_Baxijiao_AAA, whole genome shotgun sequence encodes the following:
- the LOC103978230 gene encoding uncharacterized protein LOC103978230 is translated as MERNRKGGTAPTGCFKCGRPGHWSRDCPSSSGNPNPSSGLNKATAFSSRSSQQPPPQKPSAAAATSAKKAPRTRPKLTPDLLLSDDGLGYVLRHFPRAFKYHGRGHEVADLGNLIGLYAQWHSHLIPYYSFDQFVHKVEQVGASKRVRRCISELNERVARGGDPTKLHEPPVEQVAPETEQDDTVVEDPVADAVDPFLESHEADHIQEMFDEIFHKATEEPCESLQQEQTHASEVNRQLCSTKEPVSQNREAASCVSTPSKSRITEEQRARMEANRLRALERAAARARSAAS